The following proteins are encoded in a genomic region of Ptychodera flava strain L36383 chromosome 23 unlocalized genomic scaffold, AS_Pfla_20210202 Scaffold_24__1_contigs__length_23054250_pilon, whole genome shotgun sequence:
- the LOC139124418 gene encoding uncharacterized protein encodes MSLSKSPKPFGPEPPPPPGVLFVFDTWHEDECGLPGCHRTLIRDFCIRKEKSGEILKVYSTILDVEVSECQIADAAAMGITLITAERNERVDPKDDPVKPIWLLYHKGYYPHLAKLKNVLYVVGYAPKTGDAAADIREKIFPHAKLYLINHKLPDDPYLLAISDEERRALEDKMLRLATEADVVISIGPSMYGFFENAYRAVLEKDISHVQLLPKPPQKFVNKRDIKIQDRISQHVIFTYGEISTLEAIRNFGTVAASVGSVGNTFVSLKAKPPKWKLQGVSPDITEKVIAELVGRMQCGHIKPTVYHGCSAKALLRSLYQCHLCLLTACHHDYGFEGLEAIATGIPVIAAGDSQLGEFIDKCFGDYVDNCLVGDSEEELANKIVSILHDTEPAFRRAKELKENLMENADIAKSYGTFAALFTHQQQQQQQQVRNGYPTNSNPVLQVQVELDDTKLEQCLMEIGQQEDPTNITPEQVRATWGRCQEAFARNTEHVISDEQSHQTVQSVVQRRCGNVEVDKIQKGSLDIRIVLPLLVNLYMLQGCCRSGSLGRAFNSLLITDDMKEEASKVGLSLQLKSTYSKVEFDEVEKFFVNRDGGGLSPVDLPDYTAEDGLGEELAINDVEEEEGDAAMECGITEAGTVEGKRPCDINGTESSKKPRMEEGTTGEERTHLQKATQTSDVRGLEDEASVKERTRLQEQNAQLKSDNEVLKSAVANLRAKLTERESEVAMLTEKLVSSETLQRTITSLKEQIQLKDGRIELGRQAIERARELEAEYSVSKSKLKDHLSEIAELKLTIESKERQGKVVFEEMMRLKERKVKTEQLEEENTILKTGMDSLKADIQELEKQNKDMQKVIDNLQEELARRASETVDKDGSIKWPVRTLGKEESGSEPGLFNWPEGVLWNGDELVVCDTDNNRVQILTKEYKCRLCLTCDDKFPKPFLPWDIAVTNDNVYYVSDIANYQIVVLSEVNEIVRTFGRKENIIPYGVTMANGGLVVTDIKGHRLLKYTLDGQCIGEAGGQGIEEGKLNKPYSVVVNSKNQIITSDFYNHRVQVFDSDLKYLYHFGTKGSGEGQLQWPVGLDVDASDNIYVSDRENHRVVKFKPDGQFDSILFKGDIKDPRYIAVKRQGQNIIVLSQWNKHQLKIFSK; translated from the exons ATGAGCTTGAGCAAGTCACCAAAGCCATTTGGTCCAGAGCCCCCACCACCACCAGGGGTGCTATTtgtatttgacacatggcatGAAGACGAATGTGGACTGCCGGGATGCCACAGAACCCTAATAAGGGACTTCTGCATCAGGAAGGAGAAGTCAGGTGAAATTCTGAAAGTTTATTCCACAATTTTAGATGTTGAAGTGAGTGAGTGTCAGATTGCAGATGCTGCAGCAATGGGGATAACTCTGATCACCGCTGAGAGGAATGAGAGAGTGGACCCGAAAGACGACCCCGTGAAACCTATCTGGCTGTTGTATCATAAGGGATATTATCCACACCTTGCAAAACTGAAGAATGTCCTGTATGTCGTTGGCTATGCCCCTAAGACGGGTGATGCTGCTGCAGACATTCGGGAAAAAATCTTTCCCCATGCCAAGTTGTATCTCATCAATCATAAGCTTCCTGATGACCCATACTTACTGGCAATCTCAGACGAGGAACGTAGAGCATTAGAAGACAAGATGCTCAGGCTGGCGACTGAAGCAGATGTGGTTATTTCCATAGGACCAAGCATGTATGGCTTCTTTGAAAATGCATACAGGGCTGTTTTGGAGAAAGATATCTCACACGTTCAGCTGTTACCAAAGCCTCCACAGAAGTTTGTCAATAAACGGGACATTAAGATTCAAGACCGCATATCTCAACATGTCATATTTACATACGGAGAAATTAGCACCCTGGAAGCGATCAGAAATTTCGGAACGGTTGCTGCATCAGTTGGTTCAGTTGGAAATACATTTGTAAGTCTGAAAGCTAAACCACCCAAGTGGAAGTTACAAGGGGTCTCGCCCGACATCACTGAGAAAGTGATAGCCGAGTTGGTTGGCAGAATGCAATGTGGGCATATCAAGCCAACTGTCTACCATGGTTGTTCGGCCAAGGCATTGTTAAGATCTCTATATCAGTGTCATCTCTGTCTACTTACAGCCTGCCACCACGACTACGGCTTTGAGGGGCTAGAGGCCATTGCAACAGGCATCCCTGTTATAGCTGCTGGTGATTCTCAGCTGGGCGAGTTCATCGACAAATGTTTTGGTGATTATGTGGATAACTGCCTCGTGGGCGACTCCGAGGAGGAGTTGGCAAACAAAATCGTCAGTATTCTGCATGACACGGAGCCTGCATTCAGACGAGCGAAGGAGTTGAAGGAGAATCTGATGGAAAATGCAGATATTGCCAAAAGCTACGGTACATTTGCAGCCTTGTTTacacatcaacaacaacaacaacaacaacaagtacGGAACGGTTACCCAACAA ATTCTAATCCAGTTCTTCAAGTTCAAGTTGAACTAGATGACACTAAGCTTGAGCAGTGCCTCATGGAAATTGGACAACAGGAAGACCCGACAAACATCACACCAGAGCAAGTGCGTGCCACTTGGGGGAGATGTCAAGAAGCATTTGCCAGAAATACAGAGCATGTAATAAGTGATGAACAAAGCCATCAAACGGTGCAATCAGTAGTCCAACGAAGGTGTGGAAATGTGGAAGTTGACAAAATACAGAAGGGCAGCCTTGACATCAGAATAGTGTTACCGTTACTCGTAAATCTTTACATGTTACAGGGTTGTTGTCGCTCTGGCAGTCTTGGGAGAGCGTTCAACTCTCTCCTGATTACAGATGATATGAAGGAGGAAGCTTCCAAGGTTGGTCTGTCCCTGCAGTTGAAAAGTACATACAGCAAGGTCGAGTTTGATGAAGTGGAAAAGTTCTTTGTCAATC GGGACGGGGGAGGCCTGAGTCCAGTTGATCTGCCTGATTATACGGCAGAAGATGGCTTGGGAGAAGAGTTGGCGATTAATGAT GTCGAAGAAGAAGAAGGTGATGCTGCAATGGAGTGCGGAATAACAG AAGCAGGCACCGTTGAAGGAAAAAGACCTTGTGATATTAACGGCACAGAGAGTTCAAAGAAACCTCGGATGGAAGAAGGGACAACAG GCGAAGAGAGGACACATTTGCAAAAAGCGACCCAAACTTCGGACGTGCGAGGATTGGAAGATGAGGCGTCTGTCAAAGAGCGTACACGGCTACAAGAACAAAACGCTCAGCTCAAGTCCGACAATGAAGTTCTAAAGTCAGCCGTTGCTAATCTGAGAGCCAAGTTAACAGAAAGAGAGTCTGAAGTTGCCATGCTAACAGAAAAACTAGTCTCATCTGAAACCCTTCAAAGAACTATCACATCATTGAAAGAACAGATCCAACTGAAAGATGGCCGAATAGAATTGGGCAGACAAGCTATAGAAAGAGCCAGGGAGCTGGAAGCAGAATATTCTGTCTCGAAGTCTAAATTAAAAGATCACCTGAGCGAGATTGCGGAACTGAAATTGACCATTGAGAGCAAAGAGAGACAAGGAAAGGTAGTCTTTGAAGAAATGATGAGACTGAAAGAAAGAAAGGTCAAGACAGAACAGCTGGAGGAGGAAAACACAATACTAAAAACAGGAATGGACAGCTTGAAGGCAGATATCCAAGAACTGGAGAAGCAGAACAAAGATATGCAGAAGGTGATTGACAATCTCCAAGAAGAACTAGCACGGAGGGCAAGCGAAACAGTTGACAAAG ATGGTTCAATCAAGTGGCCTGTGCGTACTCTTGGCAAGGAGGAGTCTGGCTCAGAGCCTGGGCTATTCAATTGGCCAGAGGGAGTTTTATGGAATGGTGATGAACTTGTGGTTTGTGATACAGACAACAATAGAGTTCAGATTCTAACTAAAGAGTACAAATGCAGGCTTTGTCTCACTTGCGATGATAAGTTTCCTAAACCTTTCCTGCCATGGGACATAGCTGTGACAAATGATAACGTCTACTATGTGAGTGACATTGCAAACTATCAAATCGTGGTATTGAGTGAAGTAAACGAGATTGTCCGCACTTTCGGCCGAAAAGAAAATATCATACCATACGGAGTTACCATGGCCAATGGTGGTTTAGTGGTTACTGACATCAAAGGTCACAGGTTGCTGAAGTACACATTAGATGGGCAGTGTATTGGAGAGGCCGGCGGCCAAGGAATTGAAGAAGGAAAATTAAACAAGCCATACTCCGTTGTTGTGAATAGCAAGAATCAAATCATAACATCCGATTTCTACAACCACAGGGTCCAGGTCTTTGACTCTGATCTCAAATACCTGTACCACTTCGGCACCAAAGGATCGGGAGAAGGTCAACTTCAGTGGCCTGTTGGCTTGGATGTGGATGCATCAGATAACATTTACGTCAGCGACCGTGAGAATCACAGGGTGGTGAAGTTCAAGCCCGATGGACAGTTTGACAGCATTTTGTTCAAAGGGGATATCAAGGACCCCAGATACATCGCTGTTAAAAGGCAGGGACAGAACATTATTGTCCTCTCACAATGGAACAAACACCAGTTGAAGATTTTCTCAAAGTAG